The Allocatelliglobosispora scoriae genome contains a region encoding:
- a CDS encoding extracellular catalytic domain type 1 short-chain-length polyhydroxyalkanoate depolymerase: MSVSSPDRPARTRFRRAVTALTIALIAALLPAVPARAAGGSYFAGVYVSLTGTRDYHGYVPSSYRAGTPMPLLVALHGCTENDVGFDLLSGWSALAERRGFIVVFPDQATIVNPAQCWNWPLGTNQHRGWGEPSIIAGITSRMRSQFTVDSRRIFTTGVSAGGVMANIMAVTYPDVFAAASIMAGCEYECDLLRLRTPDQAGRDAYREMGSRARPVPVIIFQGTADLIVPPVTADRIAGQWAQADDLAADGGIDDGDVDATADEVIAGQVPGGRSFTRSVYRSTSGSVLIEKYLIDGAGHAYPGGCSCSLFGDPSGPDASGLTWDFFLAHPKV, from the coding sequence ATGTCTGTCTCGTCCCCAGACCGTCCCGCTCGAACCCGGTTCCGCCGGGCCGTCACCGCCCTCACCATCGCCCTCATCGCGGCCCTGCTCCCGGCCGTGCCCGCCCGCGCCGCCGGTGGGAGCTACTTCGCCGGCGTCTATGTGAGTCTCACCGGCACGCGCGACTACCACGGTTACGTGCCGTCGAGCTATCGCGCGGGGACTCCCATGCCGCTGCTCGTCGCCCTGCACGGCTGCACGGAGAACGATGTCGGCTTCGACCTGCTCTCCGGTTGGAGCGCGCTGGCGGAGCGGCGCGGCTTCATCGTCGTCTTCCCCGACCAGGCCACCATCGTCAACCCGGCCCAGTGCTGGAACTGGCCGCTCGGCACCAATCAGCACCGGGGCTGGGGCGAGCCGTCGATCATCGCGGGGATCACGAGCCGGATGCGCTCGCAGTTCACCGTCGACTCCCGGCGGATCTTCACGACCGGGGTCTCCGCCGGTGGCGTGATGGCGAACATCATGGCCGTCACCTACCCCGATGTCTTCGCCGCCGCGAGCATCATGGCCGGCTGTGAGTACGAGTGCGATCTGCTGCGGCTGCGCACACCCGACCAGGCCGGACGGGATGCCTATCGGGAGATGGGCAGCCGGGCCCGCCCCGTGCCGGTCATCATCTTCCAGGGCACCGCCGACCTCATCGTGCCGCCGGTGACCGCCGACCGGATCGCCGGGCAGTGGGCGCAGGCCGACGACCTGGCGGCAGACGGCGGGATCGACGACGGTGACGTGGACGCGACCGCCGACGAGGTGATCGCCGGACAGGTGCCGGGCGGGCGCAGCTTCACGCGTTCGGTCTACCGGAGCACGTCCGGCTCGGTCCTCATCGAGAAATACCTGATCGACGGGGCCGGGCACGCCTATCCGGGCGGGTGCTCGTGCAGCCTCTTCGGAGATCCCTCCGGTCCCGACGCCAGCGGCCTCACCTGGGACTTCTTCCTCGCCCACCCGAAGGTCTGA
- a CDS encoding NUDIX domain-containing protein has product MPIAPKRASVRVVCLDAADRVLLLQWRDPHSGRLLWEPPGGGVEPGEAPVDAARRELLEETGLVTVIEDRPVLVDRDVIWKSRRHLVTEPFFLARIDADAPVLSRAGLEVEEQVNLGGYAWVAIDEFAGLPDALEPPHLAEVVAELRT; this is encoded by the coding sequence ATACCGATCGCGCCGAAGCGGGCTAGCGTACGCGTGGTGTGCCTGGACGCCGCCGATCGAGTCCTGCTGCTGCAGTGGCGCGATCCGCACAGCGGCAGGTTGCTCTGGGAGCCACCCGGTGGTGGCGTCGAACCCGGCGAGGCGCCGGTCGACGCGGCCCGCCGGGAGCTGCTGGAGGAGACCGGCCTGGTCACGGTGATCGAGGACCGGCCGGTTCTGGTCGACCGGGACGTGATCTGGAAGAGCCGTCGCCATCTCGTCACCGAGCCGTTCTTCCTGGCCCGCATCGATGCCGACGCGCCGGTGCTCAGCCGAGCCGGCCTGGAGGTCGAGGAGCAGGTCAATCTCGGCGGCTACGCCTGGGTCGCCATCGACGAGTTCGCCGGCCTCCCCGATGCGCTCGAACCCCCGCACCTCGCCGAGGTCGTCGCCGAACTCCGCACCTAG
- a CDS encoding flavin monoamine oxidase family protein, producing MDADVIVVGAGVAGLVAADRLVSAGQRVLVLEARDRVGGRTLTMPVPGFDGVVVDQGGQWVGAGQELVYAELSRFGLVTFPQSTGGGSALVVFRGKARRYTGRVPKLDPITLLDIGQAQARFDRLAATVDLAQPWRTPRAEWLDGQTFETWLRKTCWTARGRDFFRTATEAVFATLPANLSLLHALFYAASGTSLETLISTDGGAQQDRVLGGMGRLAERLAASLSGRIELNQPVRSIDQHDDGVTVTTETRSFNAGRVIVAVPPALAGRVVYTPALPAERDQLTQRTPHGGIIKCHAVYAEPFWRADGLSAEAASDTGPVKVAFDASPPDGGPGIILAFLDGPESLRLGALPEAERREAVLRSLTRFVGPRAMEPVAYLERDWNAEEWTRGCYGAHLPPGAWTQVGAALRAPVGRLHFAGTETAERWCGYIDGAISSGVRAATEVLTAAP from the coding sequence GTGGACGCTGACGTGATCGTCGTTGGTGCCGGCGTCGCCGGGCTCGTCGCCGCGGACCGGCTCGTCTCCGCCGGGCAGCGGGTGCTGGTGCTCGAAGCCCGCGACCGCGTCGGCGGCCGCACCCTCACCATGCCCGTACCGGGGTTCGACGGGGTCGTCGTCGACCAGGGTGGACAGTGGGTCGGCGCTGGTCAGGAGCTGGTCTATGCCGAGCTCTCCCGGTTCGGCCTCGTCACGTTTCCGCAGTCCACGGGTGGTGGCTCCGCGCTCGTGGTCTTCCGGGGCAAGGCGCGCCGCTACACCGGCCGGGTGCCGAAGCTGGACCCGATCACGCTGCTCGACATCGGCCAGGCCCAGGCCCGCTTCGACCGGCTCGCCGCCACGGTCGACCTCGCCCAGCCGTGGCGCACACCGCGCGCCGAGTGGCTCGACGGGCAGACCTTCGAGACGTGGCTGCGCAAGACCTGCTGGACGGCGCGCGGGCGCGACTTCTTCCGCACCGCCACCGAGGCGGTCTTCGCCACGCTCCCGGCCAACCTGTCGCTGCTGCACGCGCTCTTCTACGCGGCGAGCGGGACGAGCCTGGAGACCCTGATCAGCACCGACGGCGGCGCCCAGCAGGACCGGGTGCTGGGCGGCATGGGCCGGCTCGCCGAGCGGCTCGCCGCGTCGCTGAGCGGCCGGATCGAGCTCAACCAGCCGGTCCGCTCCATCGACCAGCATGACGACGGGGTCACGGTCACCACGGAGACCCGGAGCTTCAACGCGGGACGGGTCATCGTGGCGGTGCCGCCGGCACTCGCCGGGCGGGTGGTGTACACCCCGGCTCTGCCCGCTGAGCGGGACCAATTGACGCAGCGTACGCCGCACGGCGGCATCATCAAGTGCCATGCCGTCTATGCGGAGCCGTTCTGGCGGGCCGACGGGCTCTCGGCGGAGGCGGCGAGCGACACCGGGCCGGTCAAGGTCGCCTTCGACGCGTCGCCGCCCGACGGCGGACCGGGCATCATCCTCGCCTTCCTCGACGGGCCGGAGTCGCTGCGGCTCGGCGCGCTGCCCGAGGCCGAGCGGCGGGAGGCGGTGCTGCGGTCGCTGACCCGGTTCGTCGGGCCGCGCGCGATGGAGCCGGTGGCCTATCTGGAGCGCGACTGGAACGCAGAGGAGTGGACCCGCGGCTGCTACGGCGCGCATCTGCCGCCGGGAGCGTGGACGCAGGTCGGGGCGGCACTGCGGGCGCCGGTCGGCCGTCTGCACTTCGCCGGAACGGAGACCGCCGAACGCTGGTGCGGCTACATCGACGGCGCCATCTCCTCCGGCGTCCGGGCCGCCACCGAGGTCCTCACCGCCGCCCCCTGA
- a CDS encoding S8 family serine peptidase: MTSPLRRRGAAVLVAVATSFLLTGPVAQGTAANAHPAPSAPSGGATTVTLLTGDVVTVTALAGGKSAVEVTRPRDAVGGYRTESVGKHIFVLPDEALPFLAAGTVDRRLFDVTTLLESGYDDAHSGGIPLIVAGAPKTRTLIPSTAAVRSLPSIDATAIKADKAGARSVWQHLTGSLANPKLRSAGYTKIWLDGKAKASMVESNAQIGTPAAWSAGLDGHGVKVAVLDTGVDQNHPDLAGRISQAVSFVPGEDAGDRNGHGTHTASTIGGSGAASGGAEKGVAPKSDLLVGKVLSDEGFGQDSWIIDGMEWAADQGAKVISMSLGSTEASDGTDPMAAAVNEITERTGALFVIAAGNTGTEAGIGSPGAADSALTIGAVDADDALTWFSSKGPRYKDYSLKPDLTAPGNEILAAKAGGNAESGWYESMSGTSMATPHVAGVAAILAQQHPDWKWAQLKDALMSTSKKLDGLTAYQVGAGRVDVQNVITEKITATGSAYFGFFGWAQDRSTPVTKTITYANAGDSAVTLHLAGALAVAGGPYDVAGGAGGPGPRTNPEVLGLSAQTVTVPAHGTATVDATADPSLGAAGTRYLGEVVATDATGAVHARTQVGFYIEDERYTLDIKVLDRSGKPLGGFLELQKFGPGSPWLEMVDETTGTATLRLRGGVYSALMLADVAGIDPDALGAAVLGDPEIVLDRDRSIVLDGRKAVQATATVPGGQRTEDQVLRTDWYRWDGTNEPVLERWQVSPHYDSMFVLPTKKVTRGEFEVTTRWRKTAPLLAVRNGNRDIAVFGQGGSQLYSGKGKVDGVLVGNGTPADYAGKQLKGKVAIAKRSDDIAAPQRAQAAADAGAVLLLVINDEPGRLLEWVGGDDDYSRIPVASMTARDGAALIASARNGKIQITADGTPNSPFLYDLLDPHTDQVPGKLAYKPRTDQLARVEMVFHGDATGPGSDFRYDLRSNVPFGVGYRFRNTLPGTRTDWVSAVSKTEWHEVTTIEAVLPFHDPVVEERSGLITYRGGQRVSTDWFSPVVRPRLGLGAWQPVRYAGYMAVNITPWTDGGAGHAGFLTTDQEQLRLRIRKGDTVLEDTTWQAGYADTDPEKATYTIDLEAARDPSIWKLSPKTHTTWVFQSQAPAQEFGDDLLPLVQLDYDVETNLAGAAWPGLQVIGVKASHMPGVVGAGKIGQTTVAVSFDDGKTWKNVPFIGGKALFFTPPGATFVSLRATAKDSAGNSVSQEVIRAYALRSIHS; this comes from the coding sequence ATGACTTCCCCCCTCCGGCGCCGCGGCGCTGCGGTGCTCGTCGCCGTGGCCACGTCGTTCCTGTTGACCGGACCGGTCGCGCAGGGCACAGCCGCCAACGCACATCCCGCACCGAGCGCCCCGTCAGGAGGCGCCACCACCGTCACCCTCCTCACCGGCGACGTCGTCACGGTCACCGCACTCGCCGGTGGCAAGTCCGCCGTCGAGGTGACCCGCCCCCGGGACGCCGTCGGCGGCTACCGCACCGAGTCGGTCGGCAAGCACATCTTCGTGCTGCCGGACGAGGCGCTGCCGTTCCTCGCCGCGGGCACCGTCGACCGCAGGCTCTTCGACGTCACCACGCTGCTGGAGTCGGGCTACGACGACGCGCACAGCGGCGGCATCCCGCTGATCGTCGCGGGCGCACCGAAGACCCGCACGCTCATCCCGAGCACGGCGGCGGTCCGGTCGCTGCCGAGCATCGACGCTACGGCGATCAAGGCCGACAAGGCCGGTGCCCGGTCGGTGTGGCAGCACCTGACCGGCTCGCTCGCGAACCCGAAGCTGCGCAGCGCGGGCTACACGAAGATCTGGCTCGACGGCAAGGCCAAGGCGAGCATGGTCGAGAGCAACGCGCAGATCGGCACCCCCGCCGCGTGGAGCGCCGGGCTGGACGGGCACGGGGTCAAGGTCGCGGTGCTCGACACCGGCGTCGACCAGAACCACCCCGACCTCGCGGGCCGCATCAGCCAGGCGGTCAGCTTCGTCCCCGGCGAGGACGCCGGTGACCGCAACGGGCACGGTACGCACACCGCCTCCACCATCGGCGGCAGCGGGGCTGCCTCCGGCGGCGCCGAGAAGGGTGTCGCACCCAAGTCCGACCTGCTCGTCGGCAAGGTGCTCAGCGACGAGGGCTTCGGCCAGGACTCGTGGATCATCGACGGCATGGAGTGGGCGGCCGACCAGGGCGCCAAGGTGATCAGCATGAGCCTCGGCTCGACCGAGGCCTCCGACGGCACCGACCCGATGGCGGCGGCCGTCAACGAGATCACCGAGCGGACCGGCGCCCTGTTCGTCATCGCGGCCGGCAACACCGGCACCGAGGCCGGGATCGGCTCCCCCGGTGCGGCCGACTCGGCGCTCACGATCGGTGCGGTCGACGCCGACGACGCGCTGACCTGGTTCTCCAGCAAGGGCCCGCGCTACAAGGACTACTCGCTCAAGCCCGACCTCACGGCTCCCGGCAACGAGATCCTCGCGGCGAAGGCCGGCGGCAACGCCGAGAGCGGCTGGTACGAGTCGATGAGCGGCACGTCGATGGCGACGCCGCACGTGGCGGGCGTGGCGGCGATCCTGGCCCAGCAGCACCCGGACTGGAAATGGGCGCAGCTCAAGGACGCCCTGATGAGCACCTCGAAGAAGCTCGACGGACTCACCGCCTACCAGGTGGGCGCCGGCCGGGTCGACGTGCAGAACGTGATCACCGAGAAGATCACCGCGACGGGCTCGGCGTATTTCGGGTTCTTCGGCTGGGCGCAGGACCGCAGCACGCCGGTCACCAAGACGATCACCTATGCCAACGCGGGTGACTCGGCCGTCACCCTGCACCTCGCGGGTGCGCTGGCGGTCGCCGGCGGGCCCTATGACGTGGCGGGCGGTGCCGGGGGCCCCGGTCCGCGTACCAATCCGGAGGTTTTGGGGTTGTCGGCCCAGACGGTGACCGTGCCCGCGCACGGGACCGCGACCGTCGACGCGACCGCGGATCCTTCGCTCGGCGCGGCCGGTACGCGCTACCTCGGCGAGGTCGTCGCGACCGACGCCACGGGTGCGGTGCACGCCCGCACGCAGGTCGGGTTCTACATCGAGGACGAGCGCTACACGCTCGACATCAAGGTCCTCGACCGGTCGGGTAAGCCGCTCGGCGGCTTCCTGGAGCTGCAGAAGTTCGGCCCGGGCTCGCCGTGGCTGGAGATGGTCGACGAGACCACCGGTACGGCGACGCTGCGGCTGCGCGGCGGCGTCTACAGCGCGCTGATGCTCGCCGACGTCGCCGGGATCGACCCCGACGCGCTCGGTGCGGCGGTCCTCGGCGACCCCGAGATCGTGCTCGACCGCGACCGCTCGATCGTCCTCGACGGCCGCAAGGCGGTCCAGGCGACGGCGACCGTGCCCGGCGGTCAGCGCACCGAGGACCAGGTCCTGCGCACCGACTGGTACCGCTGGGACGGCACCAACGAGCCGGTCCTGGAGCGCTGGCAGGTGAGCCCGCACTACGACAGCATGTTCGTCCTGCCGACGAAGAAGGTCACCCGCGGCGAGTTCGAGGTGACGACCCGCTGGCGCAAGACGGCCCCGCTGCTCGCCGTGCGCAACGGCAACCGCGACATCGCCGTCTTCGGTCAGGGCGGTTCGCAGCTCTACAGCGGCAAGGGCAAGGTCGACGGGGTCCTCGTCGGCAACGGCACCCCCGCCGATTACGCGGGCAAGCAGCTCAAGGGCAAGGTCGCGATCGCGAAGCGCTCCGATGACATCGCGGCGCCGCAGCGGGCACAGGCCGCCGCCGACGCGGGTGCCGTCCTGCTCCTCGTCATCAACGACGAGCCCGGACGGCTCCTGGAGTGGGTCGGCGGCGACGACGACTACAGCAGGATCCCGGTCGCCTCGATGACCGCCCGCGACGGCGCCGCGCTGATCGCGTCGGCACGCAACGGCAAGATCCAGATCACCGCCGACGGTACGCCGAACTCGCCCTTCCTCTACGACCTGCTCGACCCGCACACCGACCAGGTGCCGGGCAAGCTGGCCTACAAGCCGCGCACCGACCAGCTCGCCCGCGTGGAGATGGTCTTCCACGGCGACGCGACCGGACCGGGCAGCGACTTCCGCTACGACCTGCGCTCCAACGTTCCCTTCGGCGTCGGTTACCGGTTCCGCAACACGCTGCCCGGCACCCGCACCGACTGGGTCTCCGCCGTCTCGAAGACCGAGTGGCACGAGGTCACCACGATCGAGGCGGTCCTGCCCTTCCACGACCCGGTGGTCGAGGAGCGCTCCGGCCTGATCACCTACCGGGGCGGCCAGCGGGTCAGCACCGACTGGTTCAGCCCGGTCGTCCGGCCCCGGCTGGGCCTGGGCGCCTGGCAGCCGGTCCGCTACGCCGGCTACATGGCGGTCAACATCACGCCGTGGACCGACGGCGGCGCCGGTCACGCCGGGTTCCTCACCACCGATCAGGAGCAGCTCCGGCTGCGCATCCGCAAGGGCGACACGGTCCTGGAGGACACCACCTGGCAGGCCGGTTACGCCGACACCGACCCGGAGAAGGCGACCTACACGATCGATCTGGAAGCGGCCCGCGACCCGTCGATCTGGAAGCTCTCGCCCAAGACCCACACCACCTGGGTGTTCCAGTCACAGGCACCCGCCCAGGAATTCGGCGATGACCTGCTGCCCCTCGTGCAGCTCGACTACGACGTCGAGACCAACCTCGCCGGGGCGGCCTGGCCGGGCCTGCAGGTCATCGGCGTCAAGGCGAGCCACATGCCGGGCGTCGTCGGCGCCGGCAAGATCGGTCAGACGACCGTCGCGGTCTCCTTCGACGACGGCAAGACCTGGAAGAACGTGCCGTTCATCGGCGGTAAGGCGCTCTTCTTCACCCCGCCCGGCGCGACGTTCGTCTCGCTGCGCGCCACCGCGAAGGACTCGGCGGGCAACTCGGTGAGCCAGGAGGTGATCCGGGCGTACGCACTGCGCTCGATCCACTCCTAG
- a CDS encoding helix-turn-helix domain-containing protein, which produces MLTSLGIGPDEEQVYRALVLRPSATVADLAAATYLAEADVAAALRLLRERGLASADGTEHLAAPPAVALGQLVRDRRDELRQAELDLILLAEAHRLAGDGRRASDVVEVITGVDGVRHRFFQIHQAARHEFRAFVRPNPAVVEAADHAEEEHALHRGVRYRVVLDRAVLSGPGMAQRATDTIAAGEEIRIADSLPLKMLIADNDLALLPLAPDSGGAAAILVHASGLLEALVALFEGVWERAYPLRTSPTGDDVIGRPAEVEELDTRILALLLAGLTDQAVAGQLDVSLRTVQRRVHALMEIAGVQTRIQLGWAAARRDWA; this is translated from the coding sequence GTGCTGACCTCGCTCGGCATCGGTCCCGACGAGGAGCAGGTCTATCGCGCGCTGGTCCTGCGCCCCTCCGCCACCGTCGCCGACCTCGCCGCCGCGACCTACCTCGCCGAGGCCGACGTCGCCGCAGCCCTGCGCCTGCTGCGGGAGCGCGGGCTCGCCTCCGCCGACGGCACCGAACACCTCGCGGCCCCGCCCGCCGTGGCCCTCGGCCAGCTCGTCCGCGACCGCCGCGACGAGCTGCGCCAGGCCGAGCTCGACCTGATCCTGCTCGCCGAGGCGCACCGGCTCGCCGGGGACGGCCGACGGGCCAGCGACGTCGTCGAGGTGATCACCGGTGTCGACGGCGTCCGGCATCGGTTCTTCCAGATCCACCAGGCGGCCCGGCACGAGTTCCGGGCCTTCGTCCGCCCCAATCCGGCCGTCGTCGAAGCCGCCGACCACGCCGAGGAGGAGCACGCACTGCACCGGGGAGTCCGCTACCGCGTGGTGCTCGACCGGGCTGTGCTGAGCGGGCCGGGGATGGCGCAGCGGGCCACCGACACGATCGCGGCGGGCGAGGAGATCCGGATCGCGGACTCCCTGCCGCTGAAGATGCTGATAGCCGACAACGATCTGGCCCTGCTGCCCCTGGCGCCCGACTCCGGCGGGGCGGCCGCGATCCTCGTGCACGCCAGCGGCCTGCTGGAGGCGCTCGTCGCGCTCTTCGAAGGGGTCTGGGAACGCGCCTATCCCCTGCGGACCTCCCCGACCGGCGACGATGTGATCGGCCGTCCCGCCGAGGTCGAGGAGCTCGACACCCGCATCCTCGCGCTGCTGCTCGCCGGGCTCACCGACCAGGCCGTCGCAGGTCAGCTCGATGTCTCGCTGCGGACCGTCCAGCGCCGCGTGCACGCGCTGATGGAGATCGCGGGCGTACAGACCAGGATCCAGCTCGGTTGGGCCGCGGCCCGGCGCGATTGGGCCTGA
- a CDS encoding DUF4259 domain-containing protein, with the protein MGTWGYGPFDNDTAADWMADLEEAGRRERITMVREVLKATVAEEEFLDGALAAEAIAAATVVAALLPGGEELESGFDEDIFGEPDDNGPHVPEDLPGLAQAALDRALGGDSEWVKMWLDSGEIDNALAELDPIREILGS; encoded by the coding sequence ATGGGCACCTGGGGATATGGCCCCTTCGACAACGACACGGCTGCCGACTGGATGGCCGATCTCGAGGAGGCCGGACGGCGTGAGCGGATCACCATGGTCCGCGAGGTCCTCAAGGCCACCGTCGCCGAGGAGGAGTTCCTCGACGGCGCGCTGGCGGCCGAGGCGATCGCCGCCGCGACCGTGGTCGCGGCGCTGCTCCCCGGCGGTGAGGAGCTCGAATCCGGCTTCGACGAGGACATCTTCGGCGAGCCCGACGACAACGGCCCGCACGTCCCCGAGGACCTGCCCGGCCTCGCCCAGGCGGCGCTCGACCGGGCGCTCGGCGGCGACTCGGAGTGGGTCAAGATGTGGCTGGACAGCGGCGAGATCGACAACGCGCTGGCCGAGCTCGACCCGATCCGCGAGATCCTCGGCAGCTAG
- a CDS encoding YunG family protein, with translation MTTTWTMPRFQAAVAAAWGPDTCDPSDLTDWHEDNPSRGQCGPTALVLHDVFGGELVLGEVHVDGVQHGFHWWNRLPDGTEVDLTRQQFQPHEVVTTVRTKLRPAGAPGRCQGQYELLRRRVLEPPPIAVADPVRIALVLLTDAGGALLLQHRSADALAEPDQWSLPGGHIEPGETPQQAARRELFEETGLRVPGELRPFWSGVRPDAVDAAVTAEFHVFTAETPLPWPTITVGEGQAAEFVAPERVVEFNLSPTAAFVLWHALR, from the coding sequence ATGACGACCACCTGGACGATGCCGAGGTTCCAGGCCGCCGTCGCGGCAGCCTGGGGCCCGGACACGTGCGACCCGAGCGACCTCACCGACTGGCACGAGGACAACCCGTCCCGGGGCCAGTGCGGCCCGACCGCGCTGGTGCTGCACGATGTCTTCGGCGGTGAGCTGGTCCTCGGCGAGGTGCATGTCGACGGTGTGCAGCACGGTTTCCACTGGTGGAACCGGCTGCCCGACGGCACCGAGGTCGACCTGACCCGCCAGCAGTTCCAGCCGCACGAGGTCGTCACCACGGTGCGGACGAAGCTCCGCCCGGCCGGGGCGCCCGGCCGCTGCCAGGGGCAGTATGAACTGCTCCGCCGCCGGGTGCTGGAGCCGCCGCCGATCGCTGTGGCCGATCCCGTGCGGATCGCCCTGGTGCTGCTCACCGACGCGGGCGGTGCACTTCTGCTCCAGCACCGCAGTGCCGACGCGCTCGCCGAGCCCGATCAGTGGAGCCTCCCCGGCGGCCACATCGAGCCCGGCGAGACGCCGCAGCAGGCGGCCCGGCGCGAGCTCTTCGAGGAGACCGGGCTGCGCGTCCCCGGTGAGCTGCGCCCCTTCTGGAGCGGGGTGCGGCCGGACGCCGTCGATGCGGCGGTCACCGCCGAGTTCCACGTCTTCACCGCGGAGACGCCGCTGCCCTGGCCGACGATCACCGTCGGCGAGGGCCAGGCGGCCGAGTTCGTCGCCCCGGAGCGGGTGGTGGAGTTCAACCTGAGCCCGACGGCGGCGTTCGTGCTCTGGCACGCGCTGCGCTGA
- a CDS encoding alkaline phosphatase family protein — protein MLAHPRHRLIAAAATVALAAAALVATAPTAHAAPLTKKVLVVGMDGLNWAKVVDATAPTLDSLAAGGTLGESLLYCSPVAASSSGPGWSTIATGVWPDKHGVKDNTFAGKQYATYPDFLTRLEQTDPSLSTLSILDWAVLHTQGTFGPAIDTRITYDGDANGYVGEDAKVTTDAVQQLRYSDPDATFVYLGNTDVVAHASGTGTAYRTAIEKQDAQLAQMLAAISARPTYATEDWLIVVTTDHGHNNPGGGHGGCGVDAERRTWVLAKGTGHTAGLRPIDTKLADVAGTVFAHLGYPIPAALDSKPLNVRATDPFDSLNSTLQARVHETGIPATVKGWTPTGPAGWSVNRAAMPTGGVDEWRGWSFTNEEFWSRTQSGQNRENGLRLRGVFAVADSDEFADRSGGASFDSTLISPAFAVTGGTTRTLRYVTHYLQEGSQTGDVLVSYNGGADVLVKRYSADARAKVEALSITVPAGATSVVVKFRYYNASNNWYWAIDDLKLA, from the coding sequence GTGCTCGCACACCCCCGCCATCGGCTCATCGCGGCAGCGGCCACCGTCGCGCTCGCCGCTGCCGCGCTGGTCGCGACCGCGCCGACCGCGCACGCCGCACCGCTGACCAAGAAGGTTCTCGTCGTCGGCATGGACGGCCTCAACTGGGCCAAGGTCGTCGATGCCACCGCACCCACTCTCGACAGCCTCGCCGCCGGCGGCACCCTCGGCGAGAGCCTGCTCTACTGCTCGCCCGTCGCCGCCTCCTCCAGCGGTCCGGGCTGGTCGACCATCGCGACCGGCGTGTGGCCCGACAAGCACGGCGTCAAGGACAACACCTTCGCCGGTAAGCAGTACGCCACCTACCCCGACTTCCTGACGCGGCTGGAGCAGACCGACCCGTCCCTGTCGACACTCTCCATCCTGGACTGGGCGGTGCTGCACACGCAGGGCACCTTCGGCCCGGCGATCGACACCCGGATCACCTATGACGGCGACGCCAACGGCTATGTCGGCGAGGATGCCAAGGTGACCACGGACGCGGTGCAGCAGCTGCGTTACAGCGACCCCGACGCCACCTTCGTCTACCTCGGTAACACCGATGTCGTCGCGCACGCAAGCGGCACCGGCACCGCCTACCGCACCGCGATCGAGAAGCAGGACGCCCAGCTCGCGCAGATGCTCGCCGCCATCTCGGCCCGCCCGACCTACGCGACCGAGGACTGGCTGATCGTCGTCACCACCGATCACGGGCACAACAACCCCGGTGGCGGGCACGGTGGCTGCGGTGTGGACGCGGAACGGCGTACGTGGGTGCTCGCCAAGGGCACCGGCCACACCGCCGGTCTGCGGCCCATCGACACGAAGCTCGCCGATGTCGCCGGGACGGTCTTCGCCCACCTCGGTTACCCGATCCCCGCCGCGCTCGACTCCAAGCCGCTCAACGTCCGCGCGACCGACCCCTTCGACTCGCTCAACTCCACGCTGCAGGCTCGCGTGCACGAGACCGGCATCCCGGCCACGGTGAAGGGCTGGACGCCGACCGGACCGGCCGGCTGGTCGGTGAACCGCGCCGCGATGCCCACCGGCGGTGTCGACGAGTGGCGCGGCTGGTCCTTCACGAACGAGGAGTTCTGGTCGCGTACGCAGTCCGGCCAGAACCGCGAGAACGGCCTGCGCCTGCGCGGCGTCTTCGCCGTGGCCGACTCCGACGAGTTCGCCGACCGGTCCGGCGGTGCCTCGTTCGACTCGACGCTGATCTCACCGGCCTTCGCCGTGACCGGCGGGACGACGCGGACGCTGCGCTACGTGACGCATTACCTGCAGGAGGGCTCGCAGACCGGGGACGTGCTCGTCTCCTACAACGGTGGTGCCGACGTGCTGGTGAAGCGCTACAGCGCGGACGCCCGGGCCAAGGTGGAGGCGCTGTCGATCACGGTGCCGGCCGGGGCGACATCGGTGGTGGTGAAGTTCCGCTACTACAACGCCAGCAACAACTGGTACTGGGCGATCGACGACCTCAAGCTCGCCTAG